A DNA window from Micromonospora sp. NBC_01739 contains the following coding sequences:
- a CDS encoding biotin-dependent carboxyltransferase family protein — MIELEVLTAGALTTVQDLGRPGWAHLGVPRSGALDPEALRLANRLVGNPEAAAGLEITMTGCALRPTRATTVAVVGAEVEVRVGERPGDTGRPLAVPAGAVLRIGPARRGLRCWLAVAGGIAVDPVLGSRATDTLAGLGPAPLRDGDRLPLGLPISPPAPVDLTLPVPLPTELHLTARPGPRHDWFDPVALDRLYGSAYTVSPVSNRVGVRLTGAPLIRAVSGELPSEGIVLGAVQVPADGQPLIFLADHPTTGGYPVIAVVDEVTPLAQARPGTTVRFHGPQR; from the coding sequence ATGATCGAGCTGGAGGTGCTGACCGCCGGTGCCCTGACCACCGTGCAGGATCTGGGCCGGCCCGGCTGGGCGCACCTGGGGGTCCCCCGGTCCGGCGCCCTCGATCCGGAGGCGTTGCGGCTGGCCAACCGGCTGGTCGGCAACCCGGAGGCGGCGGCCGGGCTGGAGATCACCATGACCGGCTGCGCGCTGCGCCCCACCCGGGCCACCACGGTCGCCGTCGTGGGGGCCGAGGTCGAGGTGCGGGTGGGCGAGCGGCCCGGCGACACCGGTCGCCCCCTGGCCGTACCCGCCGGGGCGGTGCTGCGGATCGGCCCGGCCCGACGGGGTCTGCGCTGCTGGCTGGCGGTGGCCGGCGGCATCGCCGTGGACCCGGTGCTGGGCAGCCGGGCCACCGACACCCTGGCCGGACTCGGACCGGCACCCCTGCGCGACGGAGACCGGCTGCCCCTGGGTCTCCCGATCAGCCCACCCGCCCCGGTAGACCTGACCCTGCCGGTGCCACTTCCCACGGAACTGCACCTCACCGCCCGACCCGGCCCGCGACACGACTGGTTCGACCCGGTCGCCCTGGACCGGCTGTACGGCTCGGCGTACACGGTGAGTCCGGTGAGCAACCGGGTGGGGGTCCGACTGACCGGCGCACCGCTGATCCGGGCGGTGTCCGGGGAACTGCCCAGCGAGGGAATCGTCCTCGGTGCGGTCCAGGTGCCGGCGGACGGCCAACCGTTGATCTTCCTCGCTGACCATCCCACCACGGGTGGATATCCCGTCATCGCCGTGGTGGACGAGGTGACCCCCCTCGCCCAGGCCCGACCAGGGACTACGGTCAGATTCCATGGACCTCAACGCTGA
- a CDS encoding 5-oxoprolinase subunit B family protein, producing MRIRPVGRHALLLDFTAPPTGSDSTGSVDPALVQRWLAELWRRREQGELVATEIVPAATTVLLDGIPDPAATAADISTWTPASEVATAAEAELVEIPVTYDGPDLPRVAAHWDTEVPSVVRRLSRTEFRVAFCGFAPGFGYLTGLPPELAVPRLATPRPRVPAGSVALAGPYAGIYPTASPGGWLLVGRTTVSLFDVRADPPSRLTPGARVRLVPT from the coding sequence ATGCGGATCAGACCGGTGGGCAGGCACGCCCTGCTCCTCGACTTCACCGCACCCCCCACCGGGAGCGACTCCACCGGCTCGGTGGATCCCGCCCTGGTGCAGCGGTGGCTAGCCGAGCTGTGGCGCCGCCGGGAACAGGGTGAACTGGTGGCCACCGAGATCGTCCCGGCGGCCACCACCGTGCTGCTCGACGGGATACCGGACCCGGCCGCCACGGCCGCTGACATCAGCACCTGGACCCCGGCGTCGGAGGTCGCCACGGCAGCCGAGGCCGAACTGGTCGAGATACCGGTGACCTACGACGGGCCGGACCTGCCCCGGGTCGCCGCACACTGGGACACCGAGGTGCCCTCCGTGGTGCGCCGCCTGAGCCGGACCGAGTTCCGGGTGGCGTTCTGCGGCTTCGCACCCGGATTCGGCTACCTGACCGGGCTTCCCCCCGAACTGGCCGTGCCCCGGCTGGCCACGCCCCGACCCCGGGTGCCGGCCGGTTCGGTGGCCCTGGCCGGCCCGTACGCCGGGATCTATCCCACCGCCTCGCCCGGCGGATGGCTGCTGGTGGGGCGCACCACGGTGTCCCTGTTCGATGTGCGCGCCGACCCGCCGTCCCGGCTCACTCCCGGGGCCCGGGTGCGCCTGGTGCCGACATGA
- the trhA gene encoding PAQR family membrane homeostasis protein TrhA codes for MTTSAPSRLRPVDIGKPRMRGWLHTYAFFVAVVCGIVLCSIAAARPGWTPLISCAVYSLTVCGLFGTSALYHRRVWSKRGFAVMRRMDHSMIFLFIAGTYTPFCLLLLDNRATVTMLAVVWSGALAGVALKMVWPHVSRWVSAPLYLALGWVAVAILPDILHQGGVTALVLLSVGGLIYTVGAVFYALRRPNPWPTVFGHHEFFHACTLVAAICHHIAIYFALFA; via the coding sequence GTGACCACCTCAGCACCGTCCCGGCTCCGGCCGGTCGACATCGGGAAACCCCGGATGCGCGGCTGGCTGCACACGTACGCGTTCTTCGTCGCCGTGGTCTGTGGCATCGTGCTCTGCTCGATCGCCGCGGCCAGACCCGGCTGGACACCCCTGATCAGCTGCGCCGTCTACAGCCTCACCGTCTGCGGCCTCTTCGGCACCAGCGCGCTGTACCACCGTCGAGTGTGGTCCAAGCGCGGCTTTGCGGTGATGCGCCGGATGGACCATTCGATGATCTTCCTGTTCATCGCCGGCACCTACACACCGTTCTGTCTGCTGCTGCTCGACAACCGCGCCACCGTGACCATGCTGGCGGTGGTCTGGAGCGGCGCGCTGGCCGGAGTGGCCCTCAAGATGGTCTGGCCGCACGTCTCGCGGTGGGTCTCCGCTCCGCTCTACCTGGCCCTGGGCTGGGTGGCGGTGGCGATCCTGCCGGACATCCTGCACCAGGGCGGGGTCACCGCGCTGGTGCTGCTCAGCGTCGGCGGGCTGATCTACACCGTGGGGGCCGTCTTCTACGCCCTGCGCAGGCCGAACCCGTGGCCCACGGTCTTCGGGCATCACGAGTTCTTCCACGCCTGCACCCTGGTGGCGGCGATCTGCCACCACATCGCCATCTACTTCGCCCTCTTCGCCTGA
- a CDS encoding DUF6458 family protein, with protein MGIGGSIFLIALGAIFAFAVEADLGWLNLSVVGWVLMLTGVAGLLVTLYFWNSRRRAVVAPVRQERVVADRVVPVQEDRVVQEYREVRRPGPTV; from the coding sequence ATGGGCATCGGTGGCAGTATCTTCCTGATCGCGCTCGGCGCGATCTTCGCGTTCGCCGTGGAGGCGGATCTCGGCTGGCTCAACCTCAGCGTCGTCGGCTGGGTGCTGATGCTCACCGGGGTTGCCGGCCTGCTCGTGACGCTCTACTTCTGGAACTCGCGCCGCCGGGCCGTGGTCGCCCCGGTCCGTCAGGAGCGGGTGGTCGCCGACCGGGTCGTCCCGGTCCAGGAGGACCGGGTGGTGCAGGAGTACCGCGAGGTGCGTCGGCCCGGTCCCACGGTCTGA
- a CDS encoding SixA phosphatase family protein, with protein sequence MRDAPGQEHTLVLLRHAEAEPPTEGGRDAQRPLSARGRADAAAAGAWLARHGLLPEVVLCSAALRTRQTWQGVQTGLTGSPSEGGPTGPVPAVRYEPEAYEAHPLDLLRLVRGVDPGAATVLLIAHNPGISLLSGLLDPYGADPDGLRTSDLVVHRTTLPWTDLAPGTTAISARHTARG encoded by the coding sequence ATGAGGGACGCCCCGGGGCAGGAACACACTCTGGTGCTGCTACGACATGCCGAGGCGGAACCGCCCACGGAGGGTGGGCGGGACGCGCAGCGCCCGCTGTCCGCCCGGGGACGGGCCGACGCCGCCGCGGCCGGGGCCTGGCTGGCCCGGCACGGGCTGCTGCCGGAGGTGGTGCTCTGCTCGGCGGCGCTGCGGACCCGGCAGACCTGGCAGGGGGTGCAGACGGGCCTGACCGGGTCGCCCTCGGAGGGCGGCCCGACCGGCCCGGTGCCGGCGGTCCGCTACGAACCGGAGGCGTACGAGGCACACCCGCTGGACCTGCTGAGGCTGGTACGCGGAGTCGATCCAGGGGCCGCCACGGTGCTGCTGATCGCCCACAACCCGGGCATCTCCCTGCTGTCGGGGTTGCTGGACCCGTACGGCGCCGATCCGGACGGGCTGCGCACCAGTGACCTGGTGGTGCACCGCACCACCCTGCCCTGGACGGACCTGGCACCGGGTACGACCGCGATCAGCGCCCGGCACACCGCCCGAGGCTGA
- a CDS encoding DUF6458 family protein, translated as MGIGSGIFLIAIGAILTFAIRANVWWIDLRAVGWVFILAGLGVLLTTLWFWQDRRKRARTLIVEENRLSHPTAMMPPPPDPPPPTAPPS; from the coding sequence ATGGGCATTGGTAGTGGGATCTTCCTGATCGCCATCGGTGCGATCCTGACCTTCGCCATTCGGGCAAACGTCTGGTGGATCGACCTGCGCGCGGTCGGGTGGGTGTTCATCCTGGCCGGCCTGGGCGTCCTGCTCACCACACTCTGGTTCTGGCAGGACCGCCGCAAGCGGGCCAGGACGCTGATCGTGGAGGAGAACCGGCTGTCTCATCCGACCGCGATGATGCCGCCACCTCCCGATCCGCCGCCACCCACCGCGCCACCGAGCTGA
- a CDS encoding acyl-CoA dehydrogenase: protein MTHYKSNLRDLEFNLFEVFGADRAFGQEPYTELDVDTARTFLAEMDRLAREDLAASYTDSDRNPPVFDPATHTVPLPESFKKSYQAFMDSEFWRLDLPAELDGSNAPRMLWWALAELVLGSNAPIWMYASGPSFAHVLRVEGTERQKKWAKLFVDKQWGSTMVLTEPDAGSDVGAGRARAIPQPDGTWHIEGVKRFITSGEHDLSDNIVHYVLARPVGVEGVGGPGTKGLSLFVVPKYHFDEETGELGERNGVYATNVEHKMGLKVSNTCELTFGEHGVPAKGWLMGDKHDGIRQMFMIIEYARMLVGTKAIATLSTGYLNALEYAKNRVQGADLLQSTDKTAPRVTITHHPDVRRSLLLQKSYAEGLRALVCYTASWQDKVAIAEAAGDEKATKLAKRVNDLLLPLVKGVGSERAYELLGHESLQTFGGSGFLQDYPLEQYVRDAKIDTLYEGTTAIQSLDLIFRKIVRDNGKALMAVAAEIQEFITTEGGNGQLKQERQALGKALAEIQTILGVLTGWLGEAQGGDTRALYKVGLASRRFLLAIGDLVVGWLLQKQADVALKALAGEVSAADKAFYTGKVAAARFFSREVLPRIGADRRIIEGTDLDIMDLPEEIF from the coding sequence ATGACCCACTACAAGAGCAACCTTCGGGACCTCGAGTTCAACCTGTTCGAGGTGTTCGGGGCGGACCGGGCGTTCGGCCAGGAGCCGTACACCGAACTCGACGTCGACACGGCGCGCACCTTCCTAGCCGAGATGGACCGCCTGGCCCGTGAGGATCTGGCCGCCAGCTACACCGACAGCGACCGCAACCCGCCGGTCTTCGACCCGGCCACCCACACCGTGCCGCTGCCGGAGTCGTTCAAGAAGTCGTACCAGGCGTTCATGGACTCCGAGTTCTGGCGGCTGGACCTCCCCGCGGAGCTGGACGGCAGCAACGCCCCCCGGATGCTGTGGTGGGCCCTCGCCGAGCTGGTGCTCGGCTCGAACGCCCCGATCTGGATGTACGCCTCCGGCCCGTCCTTCGCCCACGTACTGCGGGTCGAGGGCACCGAGCGGCAGAAGAAGTGGGCCAAGCTCTTCGTAGACAAGCAGTGGGGCTCCACCATGGTGCTCACCGAGCCGGACGCCGGCTCGGACGTGGGCGCCGGCCGGGCCCGGGCCATCCCGCAGCCGGACGGCACCTGGCACATCGAGGGCGTGAAGCGCTTCATCACCTCCGGTGAGCACGACCTTAGCGACAACATCGTCCACTACGTGCTGGCCCGCCCGGTCGGCGTGGAGGGTGTGGGTGGCCCCGGCACCAAGGGCCTGTCGCTGTTCGTCGTGCCGAAGTACCACTTCGACGAGGAGACCGGCGAGCTGGGCGAGCGCAACGGCGTCTACGCCACCAACGTCGAGCACAAGATGGGCCTGAAGGTCTCCAACACCTGCGAGCTGACCTTCGGCGAGCACGGGGTGCCCGCCAAGGGTTGGCTGATGGGTGACAAGCACGACGGCATCCGGCAGATGTTCATGATCATCGAGTACGCCCGGATGCTGGTCGGCACCAAGGCGATCGCCACCCTCTCCACCGGCTACCTGAACGCCCTGGAGTACGCCAAGAACCGGGTGCAGGGCGCCGACCTGCTCCAGTCGACCGACAAGACCGCCCCCCGGGTCACCATCACCCACCACCCCGACGTACGCCGCTCGCTGCTGCTGCAGAAGTCGTACGCCGAGGGTCTGCGGGCCCTGGTCTGCTACACCGCCTCCTGGCAGGACAAGGTCGCCATCGCCGAGGCGGCCGGTGACGAGAAGGCCACCAAGCTGGCCAAGCGGGTCAACGACCTGCTGCTGCCCCTGGTCAAGGGGGTCGGCTCGGAGCGGGCGTACGAGCTGCTCGGGCACGAGTCCCTGCAGACCTTCGGTGGCTCCGGCTTCCTCCAGGACTACCCCCTGGAGCAGTACGTCCGGGACGCCAAGATCGACACCCTGTACGAGGGCACCACGGCGATCCAGAGCCTCGACCTGATCTTCCGGAAGATCGTCCGGGACAACGGCAAGGCCCTGATGGCGGTGGCCGCCGAGATCCAGGAGTTCATCACCACCGAGGGCGGCAACGGCCAGCTCAAGCAGGAGCGCCAGGCGCTCGGCAAGGCACTCGCCGAGATCCAGACCATCCTCGGCGTGCTGACCGGCTGGCTGGGCGAGGCGCAGGGTGGCGACACCCGCGCCCTCTACAAGGTCGGGCTGGCCAGCCGGCGGTTCCTGCTGGCGATCGGCGACCTGGTGGTCGGCTGGCTGCTCCAGAAGCAGGCGGACGTGGCGCTGAAGGCGCTGGCCGGGGAGGTCTCGGCGGCGGACAAGGCGTTCTACACCGGCAAGGTGGCCGCCGCCCGGTTCTTCTCCCGGGAGGTGCTGCCGCGCATCGGTGCCGACCGGCGGATCATCGAGGGCACCGACCTGGACATCATGGACCTCCCGGAGGAGATCTTCTGA
- a CDS encoding PP2C family protein-serine/threonine phosphatase: protein MLSDVRTRLLQPGTSPLSPGSRAGLGAALVLLAIVSTLELADGRAANYVALMVAAPFLAAALASWRVVLGVGTVAALLGAGFALAERMMSLPAAVGVAGIVVGTGIAAAVASVRERQDKQIAELSKLAMVAQQAVLRPLGPRVGTLSVAGRYISSTARAEIGGDLYEAIDTPYGVRMIIGDVRGKGLEAVRLASIVLGSYRHVAYERADLRAVVADLDRAVARNVGDEDFVTAALVEERGGTLTIVNCGHPAPLLLRGGAVIPLEPPAPAPPLGFMPVVRPRVERLEPGDRLLLFTDGLGEARRDGEFFPTADRAWRLLGHGTVADGLASLETALKEWVHGRLDDDIALVLMEYTGTSSGMTAVVPSWEVGAAES, encoded by the coding sequence ATGCTGTCGGACGTACGCACTCGACTCCTCCAGCCGGGCACTAGCCCGCTGAGCCCCGGATCCCGCGCCGGCCTCGGCGCGGCCCTCGTTCTGCTCGCGATCGTCTCCACCTTGGAGCTGGCCGACGGCCGCGCGGCGAACTATGTCGCCCTGATGGTGGCCGCACCCTTCCTGGCCGCCGCGTTGGCCTCCTGGCGGGTGGTGCTCGGGGTGGGTACGGTGGCCGCCCTGCTCGGGGCCGGCTTCGCACTGGCCGAGCGGATGATGTCGCTGCCGGCCGCGGTGGGGGTGGCCGGCATCGTGGTGGGCACCGGCATCGCCGCCGCGGTGGCCTCCGTGCGGGAGCGACAGGACAAGCAGATCGCGGAGTTGTCCAAGCTCGCGATGGTCGCCCAGCAGGCGGTGCTGCGTCCCCTGGGCCCCCGGGTGGGGACCCTGTCAGTGGCGGGGCGCTACATCTCCTCCACCGCCCGGGCGGAAATCGGCGGGGACCTGTACGAGGCGATCGACACCCCGTACGGCGTACGCATGATCATCGGAGACGTACGCGGTAAGGGGCTGGAGGCGGTCCGGCTGGCCAGCATCGTGCTGGGCTCGTACCGCCATGTGGCCTACGAGCGGGCCGACCTGCGGGCCGTGGTGGCGGACCTGGACCGCGCGGTGGCCCGCAATGTCGGCGACGAGGATTTCGTCACCGCCGCCCTGGTGGAGGAGCGTGGCGGCACCCTGACCATCGTCAACTGCGGGCACCCCGCTCCGCTGTTGTTGCGCGGTGGCGCGGTGATCCCGCTGGAGCCTCCCGCCCCCGCCCCGCCGTTGGGGTTCATGCCGGTGGTCCGTCCCCGGGTGGAGCGGCTGGAGCCGGGCGACCGGCTGCTGCTGTTCACCGACGGCCTGGGCGAGGCCCGCCGGGACGGCGAGTTCTTCCCGACTGCGGACCGGGCCTGGCGGCTGCTCGGGCACGGGACGGTCGCCGACGGCCTGGCGTCGCTGGAGACCGCCCTCAAGGAGTGGGTGCACGGTCGACTGGACGACGACATCGCGCTGGTGTTGATGGAGTACACGGGCACTTCCAGCGGGATGACCGCGGTCGTACCGAGCTGGGAGGTCGGTGCGGCCGAGAGCTGA
- a CDS encoding septal ring lytic transglycosylase RlpA family protein, whose product MTAKHPRTRRITSPAGIAASAVVAVALAVGGTVGAVRLTAGSEPVAIDLPPTPTASAVASGLPSPSASASPTVTASPTPSRTAQAPSRSKPRTPKATPTAKPTPTAKKTTAQPVVETGSCGASFYWQGQMTANGETFNPAELTAAHKTLPFNSKVRVTNPANGKSVTVRINDRGPFIAGRCLDLSRAAFAQIASLDLGHIEVRYEVLG is encoded by the coding sequence GTGACAGCCAAGCACCCCCGTACCCGCAGGATCACCTCGCCGGCCGGTATCGCGGCCAGCGCGGTGGTGGCCGTAGCCCTCGCTGTCGGCGGCACCGTCGGCGCCGTGCGGTTGACCGCCGGCTCCGAGCCGGTCGCGATCGACCTCCCGCCGACCCCGACCGCCTCGGCGGTGGCGAGCGGCTTGCCGAGTCCCAGCGCCAGCGCCTCGCCGACGGTGACCGCCAGCCCGACCCCGAGCCGTACCGCGCAGGCACCCTCGCGGAGCAAGCCGCGTACCCCCAAGGCGACCCCCACCGCGAAGCCGACCCCCACGGCGAAGAAGACCACCGCCCAGCCGGTGGTGGAGACGGGATCGTGCGGCGCGTCGTTCTACTGGCAGGGGCAGATGACGGCCAACGGCGAGACCTTCAACCCGGCGGAACTGACCGCCGCGCACAAGACCCTGCCGTTCAACTCCAAGGTGCGGGTGACCAATCCGGCCAATGGCAAGTCGGTCACCGTCCGGATCAACGACCGTGGTCCCTTCATCGCCGGTCGATGCCTGGACCTGTCCCGGGCGGCCTTCGCCCAGATAGCATCGCTCGATCTGGGACACATCGAAGTCCGGTACGAGGTGCTCGGCTGA
- a CDS encoding phosphoribosyltransferase, which produces MSAELSQRLVELFRWVDPGPGASHLVSDVSGWWRDPQVLAELGPALVAPFRAARPTVVLAPAVTGFLLGPLAATALGVGFVPAHKPGDGRLPAGPLTWAQSPPDFRGRRVDLGVSSRHLSAGDRVLVVDDWVATGAQVQALYDICASLGAEPLGTSAVVVDCPPSVATTLRIHALTTLPE; this is translated from the coding sequence ATGTCCGCCGAGCTCAGCCAGCGTCTCGTCGAGTTGTTCCGCTGGGTCGATCCGGGCCCGGGGGCAAGTCACCTGGTCAGCGACGTCTCCGGCTGGTGGCGGGACCCCCAGGTCCTCGCCGAACTGGGCCCCGCCCTGGTAGCGCCCTTCCGGGCCGCCCGCCCCACCGTGGTCCTCGCCCCGGCGGTCACCGGGTTCCTGCTCGGCCCACTGGCCGCCACCGCCCTGGGTGTCGGTTTCGTACCGGCCCACAAACCGGGCGACGGGCGGCTACCCGCCGGGCCGCTGACCTGGGCGCAGAGCCCACCCGACTTCCGTGGCCGACGGGTCGACCTGGGGGTGTCGAGCCGGCACCTGAGCGCGGGCGACCGGGTGCTGGTGGTGGACGACTGGGTGGCAACCGGGGCCCAGGTGCAGGCCCTCTACGACATCTGCGCCAGCCTGGGCGCGGAACCCCTGGGCACCTCGGCCGTGGTCGTCGACTGCCCCCCGTCCGTCGCGACCACCCTGCGCATCCACGCCCTCACCACTCTGCCGGAGTGA
- a CDS encoding alpha/beta hydrolase codes for MADRRAVLIPGRGYDTRYPLFLYLGEALRRAGFGLDGISWQVPEDFDVDTIGRWVCDQVSPALTERTDLLVGKSLGTLAAPLAAARGLPAVWLTPLLHRGELIDALRRATAPFILVGGTADSSWDGATARRLTPHVLEIPAADHALMVPGPLAHSAEALGRVCTVVEGFVR; via the coding sequence ATGGCGGACCGACGTGCGGTGCTCATTCCGGGCCGTGGCTACGACACCCGGTACCCACTCTTTCTCTACCTGGGTGAGGCGCTGCGGCGGGCCGGTTTCGGGCTGGACGGGATCTCCTGGCAGGTGCCGGAGGACTTCGATGTGGACACCATCGGCCGGTGGGTCTGCGATCAGGTGTCCCCAGCCCTGACCGAACGCACGGATCTGCTGGTCGGGAAGTCGCTCGGCACCCTGGCCGCGCCGTTGGCGGCGGCGCGGGGGTTGCCCGCCGTCTGGCTCACCCCGCTGCTGCACCGTGGCGAGTTGATCGACGCGCTGCGCCGGGCCACCGCCCCGTTCATCCTGGTCGGCGGTACGGCCGACTCCTCCTGGGACGGCGCGACCGCCCGGCGGCTGACCCCGCACGTGTTGGAGATCCCGGCGGCCGATCACGCGTTGATGGTGCCGGGGCCGCTGGCCCACTCCGCCGAGGCGCTCGGCCGGGTCTGTACCGTCGTCGAGGGCTTCGTCCGCTGA
- a CDS encoding ASCH domain-containing protein, whose amino-acid sequence MWPRIGGLRTLALGTPGELRTSLNTLVLNGVKTATAGLLDEYATDGEELEHIGERLVLVDDHDTLVGVVQVTDVQACRFAEVPWDFARAEGEGDRSIEEWRAGHAAYWARIGTPVTDDTQIVCVHFRLVSAGDGGIATGDLST is encoded by the coding sequence ATGTGGCCACGGATCGGCGGACTGCGCACCCTAGCTCTCGGCACCCCCGGTGAGCTGCGAACCAGCCTCAACACCCTGGTGTTGAACGGGGTGAAGACCGCGACCGCCGGCCTGCTCGACGAGTACGCCACAGACGGCGAGGAACTTGAGCACATCGGTGAACGGCTGGTCCTGGTCGACGACCACGACACGCTTGTGGGTGTCGTCCAGGTGACCGATGTTCAGGCGTGCCGCTTCGCCGAGGTGCCCTGGGACTTCGCCCGTGCCGAGGGCGAGGGCGACCGTTCGATCGAGGAGTGGCGGGCCGGTCACGCCGCCTACTGGGCCCGCATCGGCACCCCGGTCACCGACGACACCCAGATCGTCTGCGTCCATTTCCGCCTGGTCAGCGCCGGAGACGGTGGAATCGCCACCGGCGACCTGAGCACCTGA
- a CDS encoding LLM class flavin-dependent oxidoreductase: protein MIMRIGIVILPDQRWSVARHRWQQVDQWGFDHAWTYDHLGWRDLVDGPWFDSMATLTAAATVTSRIRLGTLVASPNFRHPAAFARQVTALDDVSEGRVLLGIGAGGIGFDSAVLGGETLPPRQRVDRFGEFTELLDGILRNDGTTWRGDWFAAVDARNNPGCVQQPRVPFVVAANGPRSMRLAARYGQGWVTIGVGGDDLDAWWAGVAETVARFDSVLAAQGRDPADLDRYLSLDAAPVFSLSSAQFFADQVGRAAELGFTDVITHWPRESSWYAGDEAILAEVATGLLPQLRG from the coding sequence GTGATCATGCGGATTGGCATCGTGATTCTGCCCGACCAGCGCTGGTCGGTGGCCCGGCACCGCTGGCAGCAGGTCGACCAGTGGGGGTTCGACCACGCCTGGACGTACGACCATCTGGGCTGGCGGGATCTGGTGGACGGGCCCTGGTTCGACTCGATGGCCACACTGACCGCCGCCGCGACGGTGACCTCCCGGATCCGGCTCGGGACCCTGGTGGCCTCGCCCAACTTCCGGCATCCGGCCGCCTTCGCCCGGCAGGTGACGGCGCTCGACGACGTCTCCGAGGGGCGGGTGCTGCTCGGGATCGGCGCGGGTGGCATCGGCTTCGACTCGGCGGTGCTCGGCGGCGAGACCCTGCCGCCACGGCAGCGGGTGGACCGGTTCGGCGAGTTCACCGAGCTGCTCGACGGGATCCTGCGCAACGACGGTACGACCTGGCGCGGCGACTGGTTCGCGGCGGTCGACGCCCGCAACAACCCGGGTTGCGTGCAGCAGCCCCGGGTGCCGTTCGTGGTGGCCGCCAACGGGCCCCGTTCGATGCGACTGGCCGCCCGGTACGGCCAGGGTTGGGTGACCATCGGTGTCGGCGGCGACGACCTCGACGCCTGGTGGGCGGGGGTGGCCGAGACGGTGGCCCGGTTCGACTCGGTGCTGGCGGCGCAGGGGCGTGACCCGGCCGATCTGGACCGCTATCTCTCCTTGGACGCGGCTCCGGTCTTCTCGCTGAGCAGCGCCCAGTTCTTCGCCGACCAGGTGGGGCGGGCAGCCGAGCTGGGCTTCACCGACGTGATCACCCACTGGCCCCGGGAGAGCAGTTGGTACGCCGGTGACGAGGCGATCCTGGCCGAGGTCGCCACCGGCCTGCTGCCGCAGTTGCGCGGCTGA